The following DNA comes from Bradyrhizobium sp. SK17.
GATCACGCGCTCGATCGGAGTGGCGCCGCGACCGCCATATTCCTTCGGCCAGTGCAGGCAGGCCCAGCCGCCCTCCGCCTTCTTCTTCTGCCAGGCCTTGCCGACCTCGACCATGTCGTGCTTGGCGAGCCGGATGCGGCCGAGCGACGACTTCGAAAGCTCCTCTTCGAACTCCTTCGGCGCGTTGGCGGCGATCCACTTGCGGGCGATGGCGCGGAACTCGGCTTCCTGCGGCGTGTCATCGAAATTCATGGCGAACCTCTCTCGTTGTTCCGGCGCCGTTACGCGCGGCCCTTGGTCGGGATCTTGTTGAAGGGAACGTCCTTGTCGACCCGGATATCGCCGGGCAGGCCCAGCACGCGTTCGGCGATGATGTTGCGCATGATCTCGTCGGTGCCGCCCTCGACACGGGTGCCCGGCGCACGCAGCAGCATCGCCTGGAATTTGCCGGCGGCCTCGGCATCTTCCGGCCCGTTCAGCGCGCCGGCGGCGCCTTGCAGGTCGAGCGCGTAGGACGCGACGTCCTGGATCATCGAACCGGCGACCAGCTTGCCGATCGAGTTCTCCGGTCCCGGACGCTCGCCGCGCGACAGCGCGGAGATCGCGCGCATGCTGGTGTACTTCAGCCCGCTCGCCTTCACCGCCCAGTTGGCGAGCTTGGAACGCACCGCGCGGTTCTCGATCGCCGGACCATCATCAAGCATCAGGCTGTTGCAGAAATCGAACAGCTCGGGGAAGCCGGTGGCGACACCGGCGCCGATCGACATGCGCTCGTTCATCAGCGTGGTCAGCGACACGTTCCAGCCGTCATTGACTTGGCCCAAGCGCTGCGAGTCCGGAATCCGCACGTCTGTGAAATAGACTTCGTTGAAATCAGACGCCCCGCTCGCCTGCTTGATCGGCCTGACCTCGACGCCCGGGCTCTTCATGTCCAGGAAGAACATGGTGAGACCCTTGTGCTTGGCGACCGTGGGATCGGTGCGGGTCAACAGGATGCCGTAGTCGGAATAATGCGCACCCGAGGTCCAGATCTTCTGGCCGTTGACGACCCATTCGTCGCCCTGCTTCTCGGCGCGGGTGCGCAGGCCGGCGACGTCGGAGCCGCCGGCGGGCTCCGAGAACAGCTGGCACCAGATCTTCTCGCCGGAGGCCAGCGGCGGCAGGTATTTGCGCTTCTGCTCCTCGCCGGCGAACGCCATCATGGTCGGCCCGCACATGCCGTGACCGATGATGAACATCGAGCTGAGACGGCCGAACGGGCCCTCCTCCTGCTGCCAGATCACGCGCTCGATCGGCGACGAGCCGCGGCCGCCATACTCCTTCGGCCAGTGCAGGCAGGCCCAGCCGGCATCGGCCTTCTTCTTCTGCCAGGCCTTGGCGACCTCGAGAATGTTGGCGCCCTTGAGCCCGACGCGGCCGAGCGAGGCCTTGCGCAGCTCGTCCTCATATTGCTTCGGCGCATTGGCTCCGATCCAGGCCTTCGCCTCGGCGCGGAATGCGGCCTCCTGCGGGGTGTCGTCGAAATTCATGATCTCTCATCCTTCGCCGGCGTCGTGGGATGGGTAGAGCGAAGCGAAACCCATCTCTTGGACCACCCGCGTCATGATGGGTTTCGCTACGCTCTACCCATCCTACAAAGCTACGATCCCGCTTACGCCGCGTTCTTCTTGCGCATGCGATCGATCAGCGCGTCTTCCCAATAGGACAGGCTGCCGAGACCGAGCGCCACCGCATTGGCGCGGCGATAGTACATGTGGCAGTCGAACTCCCAGGTGAAGCCCATGCCGCCATGGACCTGGATGTTGTTCTTGGCGCAGTGCTGGAACGCCTGCGTCGCGCTGATGCGCGCGGCGGCCGCGGCTTCCGGCAACTCGCCGGCATTGGTCGAGAGCGCCCAGGCGCCGTAGTAGCAGTTCGAGCGCGCCAGCGTCGCCGAGACATACATGTCGGCCAGCATGTGCTTGACCGCCTGGAACGAGCCGATCGGACGGCCGAACGCGATACGGTCGAGCGCGTAGTCGCGGCCCATTTCCAGCGCACGGTCGGCGCCGCCGACCTGCTCGAACGCCATCAGCACGGCGGCGCGATCCAGCACCTGGGCGATCACGCCCCAGCCCTCGCCGGCGGCGCCGAGCGGTTCGGCCTTGGCGTCCTTGAAGGTGATCTCGGCCTGACCACGGGTCAGATCGATATTGGTCAGCGACTTGATCTCGACGCCGCCTGCCTTGAGGTCGACGATGAACAACGAGATATCGGACTCGCGCCCGCTGGAGCCGGTGCGCGCCGCGACCACGGCGAAGTCGGCGATCGCGCCATCGGCGACCGGCTTCTTGACGCCGTTGAGCACGCCGCCATTGGCCGTGAGCTTGACCGCCTTCGGCGACGGATTGCCCTTGCCCTCGAACAGCGCCAGCGTGCCGATGGCATCGCCCGAGGCGATCTTCGGCAGCCACTTCTGCTTCTGCGCGTCGCTGCCTGCGATCAGCAGCGCTTCGGCGGCGAGATAGACCGTGGAAGAGAACGGTACCGGCGCCAGCGCGCGGCCCATTTCCTCGGCGATCACGCAAAGCTCCAGATGGCCGGCGCCCGCGCCGCCGAACTGTTCCGGGATCGCGACACCGAGGAAGCCCATCTCGGCGAGGCCCTTCCACAGCGCCTTGTCGTAGGGCGCCTTGCCGTCGAGCACCTCGCGCACGGCCTTCGGCGGGCATTGCTCGCTGAGGAATTTCCGCGCCTCGTCGCGCATCTGCTTCTGTTCGTCGGAGAAATCGAAGTTCATGGCGTTTACCCGCGTTGCTGTTGTTATTTGGCTTCGTAGGATGGGTGGAGCGAAGCGATACCCATCGGTTGTCTGGTGAAAGATGATGGGTTTCGCTGCGCTCTACCCATCCTACATTCTCAGCACAGCACGATCACCTCGCCGCAGGGCTGCGCGGCATAGAGCTTGTCGACCAGCTCCGCCCGGCGTTCGAGGCCGGCGCGCTGGTTGATGTAGCCCTTGTCGGTGAGCTCGTTGCCGTCGATCGATGGCGGCTCGACCATCAGCATCGCGCGCGCGATCCGCATGCTGCTGCCGGTGGTGGAGGCGT
Coding sequences within:
- a CDS encoding acyl-CoA dehydrogenase encodes the protein MNFDDTPQEAAFRAEAKAWIGANAPKQYEDELRKASLGRVGLKGANILEVAKAWQKKKADAGWACLHWPKEYGGRGSSPIERVIWQQEEGPFGRLSSMFIIGHGMCGPTMMAFAGEEQKRKYLPPLASGEKIWCQLFSEPAGGSDVAGLRTRAEKQGDEWVVNGQKIWTSGAHYSDYGILLTRTDPTVAKHKGLTMFFLDMKSPGVEVRPIKQASGASDFNEVYFTDVRIPDSQRLGQVNDGWNVSLTTLMNERMSIGAGVATGFPELFDFCNSLMLDDGPAIENRAVRSKLANWAVKASGLKYTSMRAISALSRGERPGPENSIGKLVAGSMIQDVASYALDLQGAAGALNGPEDAEAAGKFQAMLLRAPGTRVEGGTDEIMRNIIAERVLGLPGDIRVDKDVPFNKIPTKGRA
- a CDS encoding acyl-CoA dehydrogenase family protein, whose product is MNFDFSDEQKQMRDEARKFLSEQCPPKAVREVLDGKAPYDKALWKGLAEMGFLGVAIPEQFGGAGAGHLELCVIAEEMGRALAPVPFSSTVYLAAEALLIAGSDAQKQKWLPKIASGDAIGTLALFEGKGNPSPKAVKLTANGGVLNGVKKPVADGAIADFAVVAARTGSSGRESDISLFIVDLKAGGVEIKSLTNIDLTRGQAEITFKDAKAEPLGAAGEGWGVIAQVLDRAAVLMAFEQVGGADRALEMGRDYALDRIAFGRPIGSFQAVKHMLADMYVSATLARSNCYYGAWALSTNAGELPEAAAAARISATQAFQHCAKNNIQVHGGMGFTWEFDCHMYYRRANAVALGLGSLSYWEDALIDRMRKKNAA